In Mangifera indica cultivar Alphonso unplaced genomic scaffold, CATAS_Mindica_2.1 Un_0003, whole genome shotgun sequence, the genomic stretch ggcgagcttgacagcgtcaatatcatcatccccccatggcctcgacaagaaaacacgctcgatGTCATGATACTACACCTTCGGACAATCACGAAAGTACGtagatctgatcctatgtccggaggagtgaggaatatatgaagaaacatcagtccgacggctaaacgaaagccctgtcaccaacgcaaactcaaacgggctaaacctcacatcaaccctgctaatcctaaaccaaaacttgtctctggcaaagggtggatgtaactgtcgtagtagaaatgcatgaaccaatatcccgtaaaatttggtttcgggtaaacgaagaaaggacccgaaacatgtcctttCAAATAGTCACAGCTGACgcggggtcaatgtagaagaaattcGAGATAATGTGGTACActgtgcacgagatatcgcGTCTAcccgaaagtgtctggactcatcgggaatgtgcagctcgctgtcaacccgtcttcttttgtgagaaatatcctgtaacaatcacgtaaaatttgttagacattcataaaaataaatatgtaaacaaatgtattagtaaaaaaaacataaaaagatgaaaaataccaaataataaaaaaggaaatgaaaaaacttaacaaataagaactgaaattcgagtttTGATTCTTCAACTTtcgtagaatgttaacaatcgaaaaatcgatcgaaaataaaaaaatatgaatcaagTTATCCTGAAATGacggaaaatagaaaaaacgaaactaaaattcaaattttataggttgaaataccttaaagtgacgataatcagaaaattgttcgaaaattttgaaaatacgaatcgatatatcctaaaatggtgaaatttgaaaaaacggaactaaaattcgaattttatacgctgaaataccttaaagtgacgataatcgaaaaatggttcgaaaatcttgaaaatacgaatcgatatatcctaaaatggtgaaatttgaaaaaacagaactgaaattcaaattctatacgttgaaaaaccttaaagtgatgataatcgaaaaatggTTCAGAAATCTTgcaaatacgaatcgatatatcctaaaatggtgaaattcgaaaaaacaaaactgaaatttgaattctatacgttgaaataccttaaagtgacgatactcagaaaatcgttcagaaatcatgaaaatacgaatcgatatatcctaaaatggtgaaattcgaaaaaacggaattgaaattcgaattcattacgttgaaataccttaaagtgacgataatcagaaaatcgttcggagatcttgaaaatacgaattgatatatcctaaaatggtgaaattcaaaaaaacggaactgaaattcgaattctatacgttgaaatatcttaaagtgacgatactcgaaaaatcgtttgaaaatcatgaaaatacgaatcgatatatcctaaaatagtgaaattcggaaaaacgaagttgaaattcgaattctatacgttgaaataccttaaagtgacgataatcaaaaaatcgttcggaactcgtaaaatacgaattgatatatcctaaaatggtgaaattcggaaaaacggaactgaaattcgaattttatacgttgaaataccttaaagtgacaataatagaaaaatcgatcgaaaatcttcaaaatacaaaTCTGTGTAtcttgaaattgtgaaattcgaaaaaacggaactaaaattcgaactctatcagttgaaatacctatgaatgtcgttatttgaaaaatcatttgaaaaattgaaaaaaacgaatcgatatatcctataaacgaaaaaattgaaatattaagttgaaattacgtcgttacatcgtaagttgtgtcaaaaagcagcaaaattcgaaaactcgaatttaaaatttgaaaaatacatatagaaaaacctaaaacagaaaaaacggatataaaattcgaaaactacacgatcagaaaccgtagataagaaaattctcaatttaacccctcatgaaaattctttaattgaaaaggtccactgttatatgacaaatttccaaaaaaaccGTTGTGTTGTAACGAATCTCATCCGGCtccccaacattttaaaaaacccactttACCCCCTAACTAACCATGCCCAATACGCTGTCGTGGGAAAATTCATCTTGCTGTGGGAAACGTCGTTCCCACGGCAAGACTGCCGATCCAtttggcagccattttcggccaaattttggtcgtttcgacctctgATTTTCACATACATCAAGGCTAGACgttgtataatataaaacccctcaatcaattcaaccaaaacaaccaaaaatcgaaacattttaagtattgttcaaaccgtaaaccctaaaatttcaaacccaaaattctcaatcaaatctcaataatatcagcaataacttgacccaaacaagattacgagagatatactaaccttctttgccatttacgGTTgtcgaaaagcaagaaaatcgatgGAAATGACCTTCGTCAtgggattgacgtgggaggtggaaagcttttggaattttcgtggaaatgcaTAGTGAAAACGCAAGTTGCCgtaggaagaaatgaaattttgctaTGCTTACAAAGGGGGGCAGTTTTGTAATTTTGCTTTTCCCACGACAATGTGTGAAATTTCAGAAAAGCCCGACGTGGGCTAAGcatttccccgacaccccaatgttttaaaaaagccagtttaccccccccccccccccctcccccccccccaaaacccATTGTCAATGCAGCTGCCGTGGGATAAATCGTTTGCCGTGGGAAACGCTGTTCCCACGGCAAGACTGTCGATCCGTTCGACaaccattttcggccaaattttgatcgtttcgacctccgattttcatatatatcaaagctagacgttgtataacataaaacccctcaatcaattcaaccaaaacaaccaaaaatcaaaatattttaagcattgttcaaatcgtaaaccctaaaatttcaaacccaaaattctcaaccaaatctcaataatatcaacaataacttgatccaaaaaagattATAGGAGATATACTAATCttatttgccatttgcggttgccagaacaaaagaaaatcgacggaaatgacgttcgccgtgggattgccgtgggaggtgggaagctttggaattttctatcgcttgtacagtgaaaatttgctgactttatatatgggggcaatttcgtcatttcacaaaacctgggtatttttgcttaatcctaaattttttgggcaatcTTGCTTTGACCtctttaattttgcctatttttaataatttccctaatttCTAACACTTGTTTGTTGCCTTAGCTGACAAATATGCGCTTTAGACAGATTTTTGTCTCCATCTCCGTTATGTTCACCCACCTGCCATTGGGTTCTTGATTTGCTCAACTTATTACGGTTTGAGCACAAATTCAACTATTCTTCGTTTCTATGGTgggatttgttttgttttgtgatCAAGTTTTGGAAGAATGCCTGCTAGATGGTAACTAATTCGGGGTTGTGGCCCGAAGATTTTAATGGCTTTTACTCATTTGGCGATTTCGGTTGATCACTAAATTCAAGGTTTGAGCTTTCGTTTACATTACGTGATTAAACTCAATTCTCTAGGTTTTATTGATCTGCATTGATGTACTGAAATTGGTTTTTGTTCCGAAGAATTGGATCCATttgattttgctttgtttttggtGTAGTTTGTATTGCTGGAGGCATTATTTGACAGAATTTTGGTTCTTGTAAAGTATATTGTGTTGTTTTTTTGTTGGATTTTGCGAGATGAAGAGAATTAAAAGTGAGGCCAGTACTGTTAGGAGGTTTAGATTGCCGCATTTGTTGTTGGGTATAGGCATGTTATACTTAGTTTTTATAGCATTTAAATTCCCTCAATTTTTGGAAATTGCGGTTATGTTGAGTCAAGATGATAATTATGCCGGGTTGAATGGAGACATTGGGGATAATGGAGATTTGGATTTGAGTAAGCCTTTTCTTAGTTCTgtttataaagatacatttcacCGAAAACTAGAAGATAATGAAAATCAAGAGGCACCATTAATGCCGAGCAAGGTGCATCTGGAGAAGGGAAAAGGTGGGTCAAAACCTATAAAGCCACTTCAGTTCAGATATGGTCGAATAACAGGTGAGATTATGAAGCGAAGGAGTAGGACTAATGAGTTGTCAGTTCTTGAGAGAATGGCAAGTGAGGCATGGACAATAGGACTGAAGGCATGGGAAGAAGTCGATAAGGTTGATGTCAAGGAAGTTGTTAAGAGTGATGTTTTTGAGGGGAAGCCTGAGTCTTGTCCTTCTTGGATATCTAAAAGTGGAGAAGAGTTGGCAAGTGGGGACAGGTTAATGTTTCTTCCTTGTGGGCTTGCTGCTGGATCTTCTATTACAGTGGTGGGAACTCCTCACTATGCTCATCAAGAGTTTGTGCCCCAGCTTACAAGAATGAGGGGTGGTGATGGGATTGTTAAGGTTTCACAATTCATGTTTGAATTGCAAGGATTGAAATCAGTTGTTGGGGAGGATCCACCAAAAATTCTACATTTGAATCCTCGACTGAAAGGAGATTGGAGCCGTCGGCCAGTCATTGAGCACAATACATGCTACAGAATGCAATGGGGGTCAGCTCAGAGATGTGATGGTTTACCATCCAAGAAAGATGATGACATGCTTGGTAAGATTTATTATGCTGTAAATAGCTTCcccttttgttttctttacctcCCCTTTGTTTCATTTGTGACCTTCACTAAATCTATCATAGGTGTAAAAGTTCATGAGAACATCTTTGATTGACAGTCCAGTgtaaaacataacaaaaattaataaatctataGTTATATATAGGAAACTAATTGCTAGCTTTCTTTTTGGTCTAAAATGATATTGATGTtagaagaatatttttttaatggatttCTAGTAAACAAGAAAGGGACTTGATTTCCTGAATATACAAGAGGCATGGCTTTGGGAGTTTTGAAGTTAGCCATGCATTTTTATGATTGACAAACGAGCTCACTTtcgttttgtttatattatcatattttggtATGATGTTAATTTCAAGCTGTTTCTTGCCAAATAATGCCATGTGCATTTATAGTGGGAAGTTTGTGTGCATTTGCATGCTCATTAGGAAACTATATGGTTGTTTATGATGCAGTGTAACTTGTATCTTTTCTTCCCTTGTCTCCTTGGAGCTCtcctaattcaaatttgagtgtAACAATTTCTTGATGCATGTATTTGGCAGTTGATGGACTTCTAAGATGTGAAAAGTGGATGCGGAATGATATTGTAGACTCAAAGGACTCCAAAACAGCCTCTTGGTTTAAGCGATTTATAGGGCGTGAGCAGAAACCAGAAGTTACCTGGCCATTTCCTTTTTCTGAGGGTCGACTCTTTGTCCTGACAGTGCGAGCTGGTGTTGATGGATTCCATATTAGTGTTGGGGGACGTCATGTGACTTCATTCCCTTATCGAATGGTATGTTGCTGATTATAAGAAAGAAGGGATGCTTACCCCATAATAGTTTGATAAAATAGGTCTAATTGATGTTGACCAATTGGATGACTATTCTATTTTCTTAACTGCTCTCTATGActgaataacaaaatttatttcttttatgcTTTGTCTATTCTTGGTGTCACCCTCCCGTTGCTTTATTTGGGAAGTATTATTAGTTATCAGAATGTATTTACTTTTTGAATAGGTTATCATCATTATCCTTCACTTGTCGCTGACAATTCCTATACCTCCCATTGTACTTTTGCTGGTCAAACTTTAGAATGTATAGATTGTTCATTGGCATAGGTTCTCATAGTCACCATATTATAATGGCCAATCTTTTGTTCAATTTGGTATCTTATTATGTATGAGTTTCAGTATCTTCTGAATTCTGAAATGTGTTTTTTCTTCTGTGGTCATCATAGTTGGGAGATGGAAGTCATTTTATAGACATTTCCCGATATATACTTGTTGACCTCAAGGTCCTTTCAAATGTC encodes the following:
- the LOC123205351 gene encoding hydroxyproline O-galactosyltransferase GALT2-like: MKRIKSEASTVRRFRLPHLLLGIGMLYLVFIAFKFPQFLEIAVMLSQDDNYAGLNGDIGDNGDLDLSKPFLSSVYKDTFHRKLEDNENQEAPLMPSKVHLEKGKGGSKPIKPLQFRYGRITGEIMKRRSRTNELSVLERMASEAWTIGLKAWEEVDKVDVKEVVKSDVFEGKPESCPSWISKSGEELASGDRLMFLPCGLAAGSSITVVGTPHYAHQEFVPQLTRMRGGDGIVKVSQFMFELQGLKSVVGEDPPKILHLNPRLKGDWSRRPVIEHNTCYRMQWGSAQRCDGLPSKKDDDMLVDGLLRCEKWMRNDIVDSKDSKTASWFKRFIGREQKPEVTWPFPFSEGRLFVLTVRAGVDGFHISVGGRHVTSFPYRMGFTLEDATGLAIKGDVDVHSVYATNLPASHPSFSLQRVLEMSPKWKADSLRRSPVQLFIGILSATNHFAERMSIRKTWMQSSAIKHSNVAARFFVALNPRKEVNAVLKKEAAYFGDIIILPFMDRYELVVLKTIAICEFGIQNVTAAYVMKCDDDTFVRVDTVLKEINGISQKNSLYMGNLNFVHRPLRSGKWAVTYEEWPEEVYPPYANGPGYVISSDIAKFISSKHSNQSLKLFKMEDVSMGMWVEQFNSTKPVQYSHSWKFCQYGCMEGYYTAHYQSPRQMICLWDKLVRGRAQCCNLR